The region CGGGTGTTTGGTATAAATCTCATCAATCTGATGTTTAATGGCAACCTCTTCCGGTGACGGCTGAACATGCTTGTAGTAAAGGCTGGAACGATTGATCCCAAGCAGGTCGGCCTGCCAAGAGATGGGCAGTTCAGGATCATCCCAGTCCACCATTTCATGCGTTCCGTCTAGTCGTTGTAGATGCCAGATTTTTTTTGATCCACGACAATGCGTGGTTAACTTACAACCTCCGAATAGAGGCTTTCCAGCTTTTCTTCATAGTCAGCTTTCATTTTTCCAAGTCTTTGTTTGTTTCTCAAAGACCTGTGGCATTTCTTGCAGGAACTGCGTTTCCATTTATGAAGCTGTTCACATGAATCCCATGTTCCGAAGCAATCTGACTCATTGCCTTTTCTTCCTTCAAGATTTCCAACACGATTTGTGATTTGAATTCTGGTGTATATCTTTGCGTTCATATACCTACCTTAACATCTCCTTTTTTCGTGTCTAAAATCTTGGGTCATTATAGAAAACTGATATCACATTCGTGCTATCCTTGCAGAGCAAGTTTTTTGGTGATATCGTTATTTTTGAAGTTGTGCAGACTTGTACATGGTATAGCGTTTATTTGTACATAGTTTGTACATATCGTGAACGGCGTGTGGATACGGGCTAGTTCAATCTAGGTCATGTCTGCCTAACTTCAAGTTAGGGCGTTCTGAAGTCAATAATAATTCTGATAGGCGTTTTACTTATAACGAATAGTCATTCTTAAAGCTTCTTTGTGTTATATGTTTACGTTATACCGTTGTAACGCTAGAATGAATAGCAAAGGCGGTGAGCGTATGAAGGTCTATAATCCGGGAGATATAGCAGATTTATTAAAGCTTAAAGTCAGCACGATACGCAAGTACAGTATCATGCTGGAAGAATTGGGATATACGTTTGAAAAGAATAACCGGAATCAGCGTTATTATACGGATGCAGACATCATAACGTTGCGGAAACTGTAACGTTTAAGGATAACGGCATGACGCTGGGAGAATCGGCAGAGGCTGTTATTCTGTGGCATAATGGGAACGAATCAGAGCAGGAAGGCATAACGCATATCAGACTGACACACACAACGATACGAAGCCGCATAATGACGACATAATGGAATTAAAAGCATGATACATAAACAGAATGAACTTATAGAAGGGCTGACAAGCGGCTGGACGAGCAGCAGGAATACATAGATCAGCGACTGGAAGAACGTGATAAAGCGTTAATGCAGTCCATTAATGAATCACTGGAAACGCGAAAGCAGATAGCTGCAGAAAATAATAAGGAAAACAACAAAGGATTCTTTCATAAGTTATTTAAACGAGGTAGCAAAGGAAGCTCTAGTTGACAATGAAAACAAGAGTATAGCCACTTTACAATATGTCTTAATCTATTGCGGATTGTTTCTTCTGAACAACCTAACATACGTTCAACAAAATTTAATGGTCAAATGTGTCTGTAATTAACTTAATTTAGAGAGTGATGCATTCATTAAAATAAAATACATGGTTTTACTTTACGGCAACTTTATATGGAGAAGCGGAAATAATAGTTAGGGGGAAAGAAGTAATTATGTCTAATAACTTGAAAGAATTTCATTTATGGATTCCATTATTACTGATGGGTATCAACGTTATTTCAGTTGGTTTCATGGTTGAGGAATTAATAGATGCTCACCTCCGAACTACGGGCACCACTATTGTTCTTAACACCTATATTTGGTTTAATTTCTTTGTCTTATATTAGTCATTATGCAACAAAAAAGAACACGCTTTAATATGGCTATTACAGGGTTAAATTGTTTTTTACTATATTCCCTTAATTGTTTTAATAATTTTTACATTAATCATGATTTAAAGTAAATGGGCGCTTTTCCTAAATAAGCATTCTCTTGAGCTGGAGTAAAACTCAGACATTTCTATAAAGAGGAATTTACACCTGAATTTAAAAAACGCTACGATTAGTAGCGTTTTTTTTAAATTTAGCCAAATAACATCTAAGAGAACTTGGTGTAAATACTTCCTAATACTCGCTGCTGCAACTGTTGTATGCCCAGCTACACATTCTATCAATCTTTTATCGCAACATGAATCCAATCCCCGTAAGTTTTCCAACAGTTATCATGAGCTACACAACAATCATCAGTGTCATTAATAGGAGTCCCTCCACCATGATCCAGATCATATCCGCAATTACCACCACAATGTTGGTAACCCCTGGGAGACAGCCATCACCTGTGAACCATGATTGTGTTTCTATTTGATCGTTAAATAAATTTCCAGATTTATAATTTTATTATCTGGTAATTCTTCATAGTCATCACTAAAAGCTAGTTTATTTAATTCAGTGTTCTTTTGGTTATTTTGAACCTGCCTCCATCATATAAATACTCATGTAATGCATTTGAGTTTGGTTGCAAAATTTGTCCGAAATAGTGATCCTGAACATTGGGCAATTCATTATAGAGAATGCTTATATTTTCCTTTTCATCTACTAATGAAGAATTGAAGAGCTAAAAAAGTGCATGTTGTCTTCTTCTCGGAATTCAGCATCAAATACATATGCCTTTCTAGGGTTTAAATCATTAACTTCAAAACTTTTTGATTTTGCATAGTTGCAATAAGATTTTTAAAAGCTCCTTTTCGTATAGTTCATTGAGCTTTTGATTTAATTCCTTTCCTCGTAAGTGTTTCCATCAATCAAATTTCCAATCACCTTAAATCATCCTTTCTTATTTGTAATACTGTTAACACTAAGTCCAATTGTCTCCACTACATCCACATTCTCCGAATTCCCAAAGTTCACCTGACACATGATAATAAGTTGCTAAACAGCCTCGTAAATGACAACAGTCACGGCTTGATGAACACATACCACCTGATGTTTTTGCTTTTTTAGAAACATTTTTTTTATTCTGTTCACTTTTCATTTTAACCCTCTTTGATTGGTTTTTTGGAGGTGGCACTCGGGATCGAACCGAGGATTAAGGTTTTGCAGACCTTTGCCTTAACCGCTTGGCTATGCCACCAAATGCTGTGTGTTACATAAAGAGTTATGAAGGGGCTAAAAAACAACCACTTTTCAATATTTTTGTTAAAAATTT is a window of Lentibacillus cibarius DNA encoding:
- a CDS encoding MerR family transcriptional regulator, which codes for MKVYNPGDIADLLKLKVSTIRKYSIMLEELGYTFEKNNRNQRYYTDADIITLRKL
- a CDS encoding transposase, with the translated sequence MVDWDDPELPISWQADLLGINRSSLYYKHVQPSPEEVAIKHQIDEIYTKHPFFGSRKINEILKNKGVNINRKECNVTCVKWYTSHLSGS
- a CDS encoding DUF3967 domain-containing protein; the encoded protein is MEERDKALMQSINESLETRKQIAAENNKENNKGFFHKLFKRGSKGSSS